A genomic region of Cannabis sativa cultivar Pink pepper isolate KNU-18-1 chromosome 1, ASM2916894v1, whole genome shotgun sequence contains the following coding sequences:
- the LOC115706722 gene encoding mitochondrial ATP-independent inner membrane protease subunit 1a, protein MGWPMIHEQAHQNLPWSFLVLLVGLSSSSPTGLQGRVSSELLMGQWRSLAKEAMDRGLIVANFCSLLHITNTYLCSCNLVHGPSMLPTLNVTGDVVITEHVSHRLGKLGRGDLVLVRSPENPGKIMTKRIVGMEGDRVSYFLDPNFGERCRTAVVPKGHVWIQGDNIYVSNDSRHFGPVPYGLIQGKVFLRVWPPDGFGLLGND, encoded by the exons ATGGGTTGGCCCATGATCCATGAGCAAGCCCATCAAAACTTGCCTTGGTCCTTTCTAGTCCTTTTGGTtggtctttcttcttcttcaccaaCAGGACTCCAAGGCCGCGTGAGCAGTGAGCTTCTTATGGGACAATGGCGGAGCTTAGCAAAGGAGGCAATGGATCGAGGTTTAATTGTAGCAAATTTCTGCTCCCTCCTCCACATAACCAACACCTATCTCTGCTCCTGCAACCTC GTGCACGGACCTAGTATGCTCCCTACCTTGAATGTAACCGGCGACGTGGTAATCACTGAACACGTGTCCCATCGGCTTGGGAAGCTGGGTCGCGGCGATTTAGTATTGGTCCGCTCGCCGGAAAACCCTGGAAAAATAATGACCAAGCGCATTGTGGGCATGGAGGGTGATCGAGTCTCTTACTTTCTCGACCCAAATTTCGGTGAAAGGTGTCGAACTGCTGTG GTCCCCAAGGGGCATGTTTGGATTCAAGGGGATAACATATACGTCTCCAATGATTCACGACATTTTGGCCCTGTACCTTATGGCCTTATTCAAGGAAAAGTGTTTCTCAGG GTATGGCCCCCTGATGGCTTTGGACTCCTGGGGAATGATTGA
- the LOC115706721 gene encoding cytochrome P450 CYP72A219: MEVSISLSILSLCAKLIWIIIVVTWIWRVVNWVWLRPKRLEKYLKKQGFKGTPYRVLFGDLKESSKMMKEAKSKPINLSDDVVPRIIPFLHLTVNKYGKDSFIWIGPTPRVNITNPEHVKDILMKLGDFPKPRVNPIVYLLATGLSDYEGEKWVKHRRIINQAFHLEKLKHMVPAFYVSCNEMLTKWEQLMVKQNGNDKEFGEIDVWPYLQNLTGDVISRTAFGSSYEEAKALFQLQKEQAELANKAIQTVYIPGWRFLPTKLNKRMKQIDRQVQTLLKELINKREKAMRAGEAGHDDLLGIMMESNFKEIKEHGNNKNVGMSIRDVIEECKLFYFAGQETTSSLLVWTMVLLSRFPHWQARARDEVLQVFGDNTPDFEGLSHLKVVTMILYEVLRLYPPAIFINRTVHEKTQLGNMSIPAGVELSIPTILVHCDREFWGEDAKEFNPERFAEGVSKATKGQVSFFPFGWGPRICIGQNFALIEAKMAIALILQRFIFELSPAYAHAPITVLILQPEFGAHLILQKRY; the protein is encoded by the exons aTGGAGGTCTCAATCTCATTATCAATCCTTTCACTATGTGCTAAATTAATTTGGATAATAATAGTTGTGACATGGATTTGGAGAGTTGTGAATTGGGTATGGTTGAGGCCCAAAAGGCTTGAAAAGTATCTCAAAAAACAAGGCTTTAAAGGGACTCCTTACAGAGTTCTGTTTGGAGACCTGAAAGAAAGCTCTAAAATGATGAAAGAAGCCAAGTCCAAACCCATTAATCTCTCGGACGACGTCGTTCCTCGGATTATCCCTTTTCTCCATCTCACAGTCAACAAATACG GTAAAGATTCATTCATATGGATTGGACCGACTCCAAGAGTAAACATCACAAACCCAGAACACGTCAAAGATATTTTGATGAAATTAGGTGATTTTCCAAAACCACGTGTCAATCCAATTGTATATTTGTTAGCTACTGGTCTATCAGATTATGAGGGGGAGAAATGGGTCAAACATCGAAGGATTATCAATCAAGCTTTCCATCTGGAGAAATTAAAG CATATGGTTCCAGCATTCTATGTAAGCTGCAATGAAATGTTAACGAAATGGGAGCAATTAATGGTGAAGCAGAATGGAAATGACAAAGAATTTGGTGAGATAGATGTGTGGCCTTACCTTCAAAATCTGACTGGAGATGTCATTTCTCGAACTGCTTTTGGGAGTAGCTATGAAGAAGCTAAGGCCCTTTTCCAACTCCAAAAAGAGCAAGCTGAACTTGCTAATAAAGCTATACAGACTGTTTATATTCCCGGATGGAG ATTTTTGCCAACTAAGTTAAACAAGAGAATGAAACAAATAGACAGGCAAGTACAAACTCTTTTGAAAGAGTTGAtcaataagagagaaaaagcaATGAGAGCCGGAGAAGCTGGCCACGATGACTTGTTAGGCATAATGATGGAGTCCAATTTCaaagaaattaaagaacatgGGAACAACAAGAACGTTGGAATGAGTATTAGAGATGTAATTGAGGAATGTAAGTTGTTTTACTTTGCTGGCCAAGAGACCACTTCAAGCTTACTTGTTTGGACTATGGTCCTTTTAAGTAGGTTTCCTCATTGGCAAGCTCGCGCAAGAGATGAGGTTTTGCAGGTCTTTGGCGATAACACTCCGGACTTCGAAGGCTTATCACACCTTAAAGtt GTGACGATGATTTTATATGAAGTTCTAAGGCTTTACCCACCGGCAATCTTTATCAATCGCACTGTGCACGAGAAAACACAGCTTGGGAATATGTCAATACCAGCAGGGGTAGAATTGTCAATACCTACCATCCTTGTTCACTGTGATAGGGAGTTTTGGGGAGAGGATGCCAAAGAGTTCAACCCAGAGAGGTTTGCAGAAGGAGTTTCCAAGGCCACCAAAGGGCAAGTTTCCTTCTTTCCCTTCGGTTGGGGACCTCGAATTTGCATTGGCCAAAACTTTGCTTTGATTGAAGCCAAAATGGCCATAGCCTTAATACTACAACGCTTTATTTTTGAACTCTCACCCGCCTATGCGCATGCTCCTATAACCGTTCTCATACTTCAGCCAGAATTTGGTGCTCACTTAATTCTACAAAAGCgttattaa
- the LOC115704733 gene encoding glucan endo-1,3-beta-D-glucosidase, translating to MANKAALALPLWLLLLSFTSETLLMVHGQEQKTWCVAKPSTEAAALQGILDYACSQVDCSIMEKGCPCSLPDNLINRASIAMNLYYQANGRNRWNCIFRNSALVVVTDPSYGKCIYA from the exons ATGGCTAATAAAGCAGCTTTGGCTCTCCCCCTTTGGCTCCTCCTTTTATCCTTCACTTCAG AAACTCTGCTAATGGTGCATGGACAG GAACAGAAAACTTGGTGTGTGGCAAAACCATCAACAGAAGCAGCAGCACTTCAAGGAATTTTAGACTATGCATGTTCACAAGTGGATTGCAGTATCATGGAAAAGGGGTGCCCTTGTTCCTTACCAGACAACCTCATTAACCGTGCCTCCATAGCCATGAATCTCTACTACCAAGCCAATGGAAGAAACCGCTGGAATTGTATTTTCAGAAACTCTGCTCTTGTCGTTGTAACCGACCCAA GTTATGGTAAGTGCATTTACGCTTGA
- the LOC115706724 gene encoding solanesyl diphosphate synthase 2, chloroplastic, with protein MKVQFFFSQLLFITHLSFPDSFLVGVWFSLSRIYIWVFDFRVFSEDFGFWVLLTAMMSTYHNLDLGRTVLDLVACGCSSSSSFERSSVRNYSKVISKGNSRVYGVRRLVTTRRDRTLCRVSSMKTVEPLLNGATQGPPRVLNLEEPKKSISLTNLFEVVADDLLTLNRNLQSVVGAENPVLMSAAEQIFGAGGKRMRPALVFLVSRATAELAGLKELTTEHRRLAEIIEMIHTASLIHDDVLDDSDMRRGKETVHQLYGTRVAVLAGDFMFAQSSWYLANLENLEVIKLISQVIKDFASGEIKQASSLFDCDVELEEYLIKSYYKTASLIAASTKGAAIFSGVESYIAGKMYEYGRNLGLSFQVVDDILDFTQSAEQLGKPAGSDLAKGNLTAPVIFALEKEPKLREIIESEFSETGSLDEAIELVKSCGGIEKAQELAKEKADVAIQNLQCLPQSSFRRALEDMVMFNLERID; from the exons ATGaaagttcaattttttttttctcaacttCTCTTCATTACCCATTTGTCTTTTCCTGACTCCTTTCTTGTTGGTGTTTGGTTTAGTTTGAGCAGAATTTACATTTGGGTTTTTGATTTCAGAGTGTTTTCTGAAGATTTCGGTTTCTGGGTCTTGCTTACAGCAATGATGTCTACTTACCATAATCTTGATTTGGGAAGGACTGTTTTGGATTTGGTTGCTTGTGGCTGTTCTTCTAGCTCTTCATTCGAAAGGTCTTCAGTTAGAAATTACTCCAAGGTAATTTCTAAGGGAAATAGTAGAGTTTATGGAGTTCGGAGATTGGTTACCACTCGTCGGGACCGGACTCTTTGTCGAGTCTCTTCCATGAAAACAGTTGAGCCTCTGCTTAATG GTGCTACTCAAGGTCCTCCACGAGTTTTGAATTTGGAGGAGCCAAAAAAGTCCATTTCCTTAACAAATTTGTTTGAAGTGGTTGCTGATGACCTCCTGACTTTGAACCGTAATCTTCAGTCG GTTGTTGGAGCAGAAAACCCAGTTCTGATGTCTGCTGCTGAGCAAATATTTGGTGCTGGTGGGAAGAGAATGAGACCAGCTTTGGTGTTTTTAGTTTCAAGAGCAACAGCAGAATTAGCTGGGCTGAA GGAACTTACCACAGAGCACAGGCGTTTGGCAGAGATTATTGAGATGATTCATACAGCTAGCTTGATACATGATGATGTGTTGGATGATAGTGATATGCGTCGAG GGAAGgaaactgttcatcaattgtaTGGTACAAGAGTGGCAGTACTTGCAGGAGATTTCATGTTTGCACAGTCATCATGGTATCTTGCAAATCTTGAAAACCTTGAAGTCATTAAACTCATTAGCCAG GTAATCAAAGATTTTGCAAGTGGCGAAATAAAGCAAGCGTCGAGCTTGTTTGATTGTGATGTCGAACTTGAGGAGTACTTGATCAAGAGCTACTACAAAACAGCGTCCTTAATTGCTGCTAGTACCAAAGGCGCTGCAATTTTTAGTGGGGTCGAAAGCTATATAGCTGGGAAAATGTACGAATATGGTAGGAATCTCGGTCTGTCCTTCCAAGTTGTTGATGATATCTTGGACTTTACACAATCAGCAGAGCAGCTGGGGAAGCCAGCAGGCAGTGATCTTGCGAAAGGGAACCTAACAGCGCCTGTAATTTTCGCACTTGAGAAAGAGCCAAAACTTAGAGAGATCATAGAGTCGGAATTCAGTGAGACTGGTTCTCTTGACGAAGCCATTGAGTTAGTCAAGAGTTGTGGTGGTATTGAGAAGGCACAGGAGTTGGCAAAGGAAAAGGCTGATGTTGCAATCCAAAATCTGCAATGTCTTCCTCAGAGCTCTTTTCGAAGAGCTTTGGAGGACATGGTGATGTTTAATCTTGAAAGGATTGACTGA